The Thamnophis elegans isolate rThaEle1 chromosome Z, rThaEle1.pri, whole genome shotgun sequence genome contains a region encoding:
- the LOC116520850 gene encoding zinc finger protein 628-like: MVGAQQIEMQAAAVPAVAPTGGGPGGGSGDHQYECLECGKVFKWSSRLIHHQRTHTGERPYKCSECPKAFKGSSALLYHQRGHTGERPYKCGECGKAFKRSSLLQIHQSVHTGLRAFKCAHCGQAFKWSSHYQYHLRQHTGERPYPCPACDKAFKNSSSLRRHRHTHTGERPYVCPICGKAFTQSTNLRQHQRVHTGERPYRCQDCGKAFTHSSNLALHCRSAHTARSVHTCVICGKDFASDTYLQQHLETHADIAPPAQLFLEEPTTTVEMVFRCSMCHLTFSLQEQLLNHQETHLAPTEPLPLPEMPPSVQEETAPVISPTPSVSCTVCGKTFKSATGLARHQQSQHSSDRTYTCVVCERSFPALASLLGHQRSHPPAEQRLEEAEVTCPAQAEPVPTATATPPPPPERPYVCGECGKSFKGSSGLRYHLRDHTGERPYACGECEKAFKRSSLLRIHQRVHTGLRAFTCPTCGMAFKWASHYQYHLRQHTGERPYACQDCGKAFKNTSCLRRHQQLHTGERPFACQTCGKAFTQTSNLRQHQRVHTGERPYCCRDCGKAFTHSSNLALHRRTHSRERPFQCPVCCKAFVMASYLQRHLRTHNSSEAANHTTAALSAATQEVQIVPNMQATLNVDLSDNPSPAAASDSQSFLLVQTAQGLQLIPSVQQQQQPLLQSSPPKFILLPSPQMVTTTPAASATFTLVPSASTTPNRPVLLRQSKGKKSVSVPPPPSPVSNNQNIILIPSTTGANMQPIPNVQIQRSPGLQTNGQNVMVLQGLPEQQAGTVQIQYIPPNQSTSTIQIQTLPQQLQNISTSQQSGTLQIQTLPTAQQTGTIRIEAVPNPPQTGLLQIQSLPLSQNTLQIKGLSSYPPAGTVHFQTLQPSQKMNTVQFQAVTSSQQVGTLQLQNLQSSQQVSSLQIQTLTSCQQANSLQIQNLPQSNQSANSVEIQGLAPSQQLDSANQIQGLMSSQEGQQLQPSEEMASVQLQSLGSAQEMNDIGTALSSSHDFSEVDLHQGSNMEEESQNLIVVQNSPGEELLGPGSEVENLEGVQDMHIETLQTEEGVQNVLVLRRAGGEQTRLCVQEVENIQTLQELSGLQLHSTDGSSGTGQNLLIIRSAQGEQTLQVLESVPTLQVGSPDNSQAAVESNSTPQMVQLLQSPVASQGLSSIQIVQTIPNMQLVHTF, encoded by the coding sequence ATGGTGGGAGCTCAGCAGATAGAGATGCAGGCAGCAGCAGTGCCCGCAGTGGCCCCAACAGGTGGAGGTCCTGGTGGTGGCAGTGGCGATCATCAATATGAATGCTTAGAATGTGGCAAGGTGTTCAAATGGTCATCACGGCTCATCCATCACCAGCGGACTCACACAGGCGAGCGACCTTATAAGTGCTCAGAATGTCCAAAGGCTTTCAAAGGTTCATCGGCCTTGTTGTATCACCAGCGTGGACACACGGGTGAGCGACCATATAAGTGTGGTGAATGTGGCAAGGCCTTTAAACGATCATCCTTGCTTCAGATCCATCAGAGTGTACATACTGGTCTGCGTGCTTTTAAATGTGCTCATTGTGGCCAAGCCTTTAAGTGGTCTTCCCATTACCAATATCACCTGCGTCAACATACTGGAGAACGCCCCTATCCTTGCCCAGCATGTGATAAGGCCTTTAAGAACTCTTCTAGCTTGCGACGGCACCGCCACACACATACAGGTGAGCGTCCTTATGTCTGCCCTATTTGTGGCAAAGCTTTCACTCAATCCACAAACCTACGACAGCATCAGCGAGTGCACACTGGTGAGAGACCCTATCGATGCCAGGACTGTGGTAAAGCTTTCACGCACTCATCTAATCTAGCACTGCATTGCCGATCAGCACACACTGCCCGCTCTGTTCACACCTGTGTTATTTGTGGTAAAGATTTTGCATCTGACACTTATTTGCAGCAGCACCTAGAGACTCACGCTGACATTGCACCTCCAGCACAACTCTTCTTGGAGGAGCCAACCACCACGGTAGAGATGGTATTTCGATGTAGTATGTGCCATCTTACTTTTTCCTTGCAAGAGCAACTGCTAAATCACCAAGAAACCCATTTGGCCCCAACAGAGCCATTGCCTCTGCCAGAAATGCCACCATCAGTGCAGGAGGAGACGGCACCTGTAATATCTCCTACCCCTTCAGTATCTTGCACAGTATGTGGTAAGACTTTCAAGAGCGCGACAGGTTTAGCAAGGCATCAGCAGAGCCAACATTCATCAGATCGCACTTACACTTGTGTGGTGTGTGAACGCTCCTTCCCTGCACTGGCCAGCTTATTGGGCCACCAGCGTTCACATCCCCCAGCTGAACAGAGGCTGGAGGAAGCTGAAGTGACCTGTCCAGCCCAGGCAGAGCCAGTGCCTACAGCCACcgcaacaccaccaccaccacctgagCGACCATATGTGTGTGGAGAATGCGGGAAGTCATTCAAGGGCTCTTCGGGGCTACGTTATCACCTCCGTGATCACACAGGTGAGCGTCCCTATGCTTGTGGTGAATGCGAGAAGGCCTTCAAGCGCTCATCGCTACTGCGCATTCACCAGCGGGTGCATACAGGGCTGCGTGCCTTCACCTGTCCCACCTGCGGCATGGCATTCAAATGGGCCTCTCATTACCAATATCACTTGCGCCAGCATACTGGAGAGCGTCCATATGCCTGCCAGGATTGTGGGAAAGCCTTTAAGAATACCTCATGCCTTCGTCGGCACCAGCAGCTGCATACAGGGGAACGTCCTTTCGCCTGCCAGACTTGTGGCAAGGCTTTCACTCAGACTTCCAACCTCCGGCAACATCAGCGGGTGCACACTGGTGAGAGGCCCTATTGCTGTCGTGACTGTGGCAAGGCATTCACTCACTCATCCAACTTGGCACTGCACCGACGCACCCACTCCCGGGAACGCCCCTTCCAGTGCCCAGTTTGTTGCAAGGCTTTTGTCATGGCATCTTACCTACAGCGTCACTTGCGTACCCATAACAGCAGTGAGGCAGCCAATCACACAACTGCTGCCTTGTCTGCTGCCACCCAGGAGGTACAAATTGTGCCCAACATGCAGGCTACTCTGAATGTGGACCTAAGTGACAACCCATCCCCAGCTGCTGCTTCCGACAGTCAAAGTTTCTTGCTAGTGCAGACAGCTCAGGGCTTGCAGCTCATTcccagtgtgcagcagcagcagcagccacttcTCCAAAGTTCACCCCCCAAATTCATTCTTTTGCCCAGTCCACAGATGGTAACAACTACACCTGCTGCTTCAGCAACCTTTACCCTGGTGCCAAGTGCTTCCACTACTCCAAACAGACCTGTCCTACTCCGTCAAAGTAAGGGAAAGAAGTCTGTGTCAGTACCTCCCCCACCATCACCAGTATCTAATAAccagaatattattttaattccCAGTACCACTGGAGCCAATATGCAGCCTATCCCTAATGTACAAATCCAGAGGTCACCAGGACTGCAGACCAATGGACAGAATGTTATGGTGCTTCAGGGTTTGCCGGAACAGCAAGCGGGCACAGTGCAGATACAATATATACCACCCAATCAATCAACAAGTACTATCCAGATTCAAACTCTGCCTCAGCAACTCCAAAACATTTCCACTTCCCAGCAAAGTGGCACACTACAAATTCAGACCTTGCCTACTGCCCAGCAAACTGGCACAATTCGGATCGAGGCTGTTCCTAACCCTCCACAGACTGGTCTTCTACAGATTCAAAGTCTGCCTCTATCCCAGAACACTCTGCAGATCAAGGGTCTGTCCAGTTATCCACCAGCTGGCACAGTGCACTTCCAAACACTTCAGCCTTCACAAAAGATGAATACTGTGCAATTTCAGGCTGTAACATCCTCCCAGCAGGTGGGGACCTTACAGCTCCAAAACCTCCAGTCTTCCCAACAAGTAAGCTCTCTTCAGATCCAGACCTTGACATCTTGTCAGCAGGCCAACTCTCTTCAGATTCAGAATTTGCCTCAGTCAAATCAATCTGCGAACAGTGTTGAAATCCAAGGCCTTGCTCCTTCCCAGCAGTTGGATAGTGCAAATCAGATCCAGGGGCTTATGTCTTCCCAGGAAGGGCAGCAGCTTCAGCCTTCAGAAGAGATGGCCAGTGTCCAACTTCAGTCTCTGGGCTCAGCTCAGGAAATGAATGACATTGGAACTGCTCTATCTAGTTCACATGACTTCTCTGAAGTGGACCTCCATCAGGGATCCAACATGGAAGAAGAAAGCCAGAACCTGATTGTTGTACAGAATTCTCCAGGAGAGGAACTGCTAGGGCCAGGAAGTGAGGTTGAGAACCTTGAGGGTGTGCAAGACATGCATATTGAGACTTTGCAGACTGAAGAAGGAGTTCAAAATGTATTAGTATTGAGGAGGGCAGGTGGAGAACAAACCCGTTTGTGTGTTCAGGAAGTAGAGAACATCCAGACTCTGCAGGAACTGTCTGGCCTCCAGTTACATAGCACTGATGGTAGCTCAGGGACTGGGCAGAATCTGTTGATTATCCGCAGTGCGCAGGGTGAACAGACTCTCCAAGTACTGGAGAGTGTACCGACCCTGCAGGTAGGTAGCCCAGATAACAGTCAAGCTGCTGTTGAAAGCAACAGTACTCCTCAAATGGTGCAGCTTTTACAAAGCCCAGTTGCATCCCAAGGACTGTCTTCCATTCAAATTGTTCAAACAATACCAAACATGCAACTTGTTCACACCTTCTAA
- the NAT14 gene encoding N-acetyltransferase 14, producing the protein MPTLDPEQLLIREMREDEAPIVLELLKDGFKDTENRLILYVLTRPLALLLMAVVSSGLRFFLNSFVVALVLPVLLTVVALKLLLWRSPDLKHLHAYYSANHRGLWVAVYDDDDVCGCVALEPLDRESHTAELKRLAVSRWYRRSGVGRSLLHFLEAQARAQGFKFLVAQVSVVAKAAIGLFENTDYSVSGGRPWLGYTVQQEFIKEL; encoded by the exons ATGCCTACCTTGGACCCAGAACAGCTGTTAATCAGGGAAATGAGAGAGGATGAAGCCCCCATTGTTTTGGAACTTCTGAAG GATGGATTCAAAGATACGGAAAACCGCTTGATACTTTATGTGCTGACACGGCCACTAGCCTTATTACTGATGGCAGTTGTAAGCAGTGGACTACGCTTCTTCCTGAACTCCTTTGTGGTGGCCCTTGTGCTGCCAGTACTCCTCACTGTAGTGGCTTTGAAACTTCTACTGTGGCGCTCACCAGACCTTAAACACTTGCATGCCTATTACAGTGCAAACCATCGTGGGCTGTGGGTGGCtgtttatgatgatgatgatgtgtgtGGCTGTGTGGCTTTGGAGCCTCTTGATAGAGAGTCTCACACTGCTGAGCTTAAGCGCTTGGCTGTCAGCCGATGGTACAGGCGCTCGGGTGTGGGTCGGAGCCTCCTTCATTTTCTAGAGGCACAGGCTCGTGCACAGGGCTTCAAATTCCTGGTGGCCCAGGTCTCCGTGGTGGCTAAGGCTGCTATTGGTCTCTTTGAGAACACTGACTACAGTGTGAGTGGTGGGCGCCCATGGTTGGGTTACACTGTTCAACAAGAGTTCATCAAAGAACTTTAG